One Spodoptera frugiperda isolate SF20-4 chromosome 10, AGI-APGP_CSIRO_Sfru_2.0, whole genome shotgun sequence genomic region harbors:
- the LOC118277426 gene encoding uncharacterized protein LOC118277426 isoform X6, with amino-acid sequence MVFGDCWSNTCTSALAAGEKDDSMPPDAAKRHTMPPQPAPRPTIKDKKPPPGAVKVMPTAPPDKKDEKKVLEQRKPAENGTDTTSDPGITNNVDTTPKKSKTGGFGLFGGRKDKSPKEEKSPKDKSPKEKSPKTKDKVKDPKIKVAALDTSNDSSNLDSSLDKSPTKGDDKPSFTKPYEYTDTEKSPTRTKPFIQGAFSYEKEPISDEKQRALDDSQSPTTRKAGLAFNYAPGEDKKVAESAEKRKTPEDPSKLKTPGLDYVQSAALKEQAKNLIDPTLALLDSERSHHEAPAALPVVAAKPDNEIQVVIITGRYNPKSKKLDDANGTILVTKGTLNKANGKIQTDKELINTKSGQVTYTDPATGKQEVKNGHVDKSGHILFTSGVIDPKTGKIDPTLAQQYCFVEKSADKVGAKPGREVDLVVITGKYDGKNKKLDASHGHVDVSRAVVGPDGNVASNYGVIDPRTGKINYIDPKSGKEEPKQAYVDQKTGNILITTAVVDPKSGKVDSSLGQQFSIVEKDATKANREVRLVVVTSKYDLKTKKLEPTFAHVDSVKGVLSGTDGKIYTEYGTIDPRTGEIVVTDSKTGKQETKHATVDPKTGNILLLSGVVDPRTGQLDTTLGQQYSVVDKPIDTFANCSGKEVQVVAITGKYDSKGKKLDNPNGFIETSRAIISDKDAKVHSNFGVLDPNNGKVYFTDPKTGKRDSKQATVDPKTGSFILTSGVIDPKTGKTDSSLAQQLTVVDRDAPKGIPERYANLVIVTSKYDPKHKKLDITNAHVDSYPGKYDNNDTVHTDFGVVDPATGEITITDPITGKQEVKKAAVDPKTGNLLLTSVVVDPQTGKVDPTLGQQITVVDKPKDTFPSVAGKEVQLVVITSKYDSKYKKLDSPNGHIETSRGVVAADGKVHSNFGVIDPKSGKMEYVDPKTGKQELKQAVADPKTGHLIVSSGVVDPKTGKVDSSLAQQFAIVDKDRVAPERYVNLVIVTSKYDLKNKKLDLTNAHVDSVPGKVGADDKVHTAFGIVDPSTGDIVVTDPVTGKQEVKKATVDPKTGNLLLTSSVVDPVSGHVDPTLGQQISVVDKPKDSFAAVPGKEVQLVVITSKYDPKTKKLDNPNGHVETSRGIIAADGRVHTNFGVIDPKTGKIEHVDPKTGKPETKQAIADPQSGHLILASGVVDPKTGKTDSSLAQQFSIVDKDAPKERYVNLVIVTTKYDPKNKKLDLTNAHVDSVPGKIGADGKVHTEFGEVDPTTGDIIVKDPITGKRETKVATIDPKTGNLLLTSGVVDPQTGQVDPNLGQQISVVDKPKDTFTPVPGREVQLVIITSKYDLKNKKLDNPNGHIETSRGIVAADGRIHTNYGIIDPKTGKIEHVDPKTGKHETKQAVADPGVGFKTGNLLITSGVVDPKTGKPDSSLAQQFTIVEKETKPVEREIHLVIITTKYDPRSKKIDPSQGHVDTISGVLGADGRIRTAVGIIDPATGEIVVTDPKTGRQEVKRAQVHPETGHMVISSNVVDPQTGRVDPSLVQQYSIVNKPVVPFTKPTSKGEVRLVIITSKYDPYTKSVDANAGNIEAAKGYVSAEDGKIHTDFGIIDPRSGQILYKDPITGKQELKQAEIDPKTGNLIITTAVVDPKTGKVEPSYAQQLSIVDKQNVLSKVAPITQRASVSPARQVPSPVKTPTPTPVQTPLQSPVRTSSPITSYAQKSSPLTPTAKSPVKPTSAPPEPPKRKIVKIMVVFTKLDPKTKKPDLHTAEVEHLTGILDPNGLIETKYGVIDSNTGNIVITDPAGQKQTREGYVLTETGQIFINSGAIDPKTGKLDPNLGMILSVAKQEDPVVEITTITGPIDPKTGKVDIDKGTVEHTKGKVDAETGHISTKYGVVDPSNGVIFVTNTSDAKAVHIDENNGLITIKGVVDPKTGRPDPNLGQVIVVGTHIDPVVEVTTFVGKLDTKKGLIEPKHSLVESSTGQINPDNNKIDTKFGQIDLVKGTVTYNDPKTGKFESRELKVDPVTGQFLLKTGQINPKSGKPDKDVARMICLRIIKNKIDPVSGKQIVSNDPKNVKVDPKTNQIWIAGPKDPVSGEVIYTAGQVDPVTGYIITIYGRLDPKTGVIVRTQDVDKSLIKVDPVNGQIYTATGEVDENNQPLYSASQVDPSTGEIYTKLGKIDPQTGRLIIIKIYIITQKDDKGRVKEVDPKECTIDETTGRIITTKTVYLYQIIDPITGETIDVDPDDPRLKGARTTVTQTMTLSGKIDPVTGRIKTEYGDIDPDTGDIDPSTAVRDPVTGQLILHYSQIDPSHFEDKSGNYTIEKETQDLPANIDIQTVNTHKFSTFGKDESPLRGDEPKTFTEYTTSEHIRHQGYVSSSTPLSSKIPVSQRSKKTPTPPVVVKTTTKQLLTKNDEGVTHNVEQEVENLGTGEVTFSTHTNKAESLEPMEGPGKSPYVTARAVTTRTATTHHDLDTKAKTQQMEEKTVAHTLTSSATRQEQRVVTQEVKTMVTTGDQLTRRGSESSLSSGDSGTPIDFDEGAGEGHYYVTEPGSYKTTTTSTVMGNAPFGSMVHGATTRTSTGPVVTEPVEVTETEEVLADGEVVSSQTISSKTRTVETITYKTERNGVIETRVEQKITIQSDGDPIDHDRALAEAIQEATAMNPDMTVEKIEIQQQSTQP; translated from the exons ATGGTGTTCGGGGATTGCTGGAGTAACACTTGCACTTCTG CGTTGGCAGCCGGGGAGAAGGATGATTCGATGCCACCGGACGCGGCCAAGCGCCACACCATGCCGCCGCAGCCAGCGCCGCGACCCACCATCAAAGACAAG AAGCCACCTCCAGGCGCGGTGAAGGTGATGCCCACAGCGCCTCCAGACAAGAAGGATGAGAAGAAAGTCTTGGAGCAAAGGAAACCTGCTGAAAATG GTACAGACACGACCAGTGATCCCGGCATCACAAACAACGTCGACACCACTCCTAAGAAGTCCAAG ACCGGAGGATTCGGACTGTTCGGTGGTAGAAAGGATAAGTCGCCTAAAGAAGAAAAATCACCCAAAGATAAGTCTCCAAAAGAAAAATCACCGAAAACGAAAGATAAGGTCAAAGACCCGAAGATTAAAGTGGCCGCGCTTGATACGTCCAATGACAGTTCTAACCTCGATAGTTCACTTGACAAGAGCCCCACGAAGGGCGACGACAAACCTTCGTTCACTAAACCGTACGAATACACTGACACTGAGAAGAGCCCCACACGCACCAAACCATTTATCCAAGGTGCCTTCAGTTACGAGAAGGAGCCAATATCTGATGAGAAGCAACGGGCTTTAGATGACAGCCAAAGCCCCACGACCAGAAAAGCTGGCCTCGCTTTCAACTACGCTCCTGGCGAAGATAAGAAGGTTGCTGAAAGCGCAGAGAAGCGCAAAACACCAGAAGATCCAAGCAAGCTTAAGACGCCAGGACTGGATTACGTGCAGTCGGCAGCTCTGAAGGAGCAAGCTAAGAACTTAATAGATCCCACTCTAGCTTTACTCGACTCTGAAAGATCGCACCATGAAGCGCCTGCAGCCTTACCTGTGGTTGCAGCTAAACCAGACAACGAAATCCAAGTGGTCATCATCACTGGTCGCTACAACCCTAAGTCTAAGAAACTAGATGATGCAAATGGCACCATCTTGGTCACCAAAGGCACGCTGAACAAAGCCAATGGCAAAATTCAAACAGATAAAGAACTTATCAATACGAAATCTGGACAAGTCACCTACACAGACCCTGCTACAGGCAAGCAAGAGGTCAAGAATGGGCATGTGGACAAATCAGGACACATACTTTTCACCTCTGGGGTTATTGACCCTAAGACAGGTAAGATTGATCCAACGTTGGCTCAACAGTACTGCTTCGTAGAAAAATCCGCTGACAAAGTTGGAGCTAAACCTGGCCGTGAAGTCGACTTAGTTGTTATCACTGGCAAGTACGACGGTAAGAACAAGAAACTCGATGCGTCGCATGGACATGTAGACGTTTCTAGAGCCGTTGTTGGTCCAGACGGTAATGTTGCCTCAAATTACGGTGTTATCGACCCAAGAACAGGCAAGATTAATTATATTGATCCCAAATCTGGCAAAGAAGAACCTAAACAAGCTTACGTTGACCAGAAAACTGGAAACATTTTGATTACTACAGCTGTTGTGGATCCAAAATCTGGCAAGGTCGACTCCTCGCTTGGCCAGCAGTTCAGCATTGTAGAAAAGGATGCGACCAAAGCAAACCGCGAAGTCAGACTAGTGGTTGTTACTAGCAAATACGATCTTAAGACAAAGAAATTAGAGCCCACATTCGCTCATGTAGACTCAGTCAAGGGAGTTCTGAGTGGAACCGATGGTAAAATCTACACAGAATATGGTACCATCGATCCAAGAACTGGAGAAATTGTTGTCACTGATTCTAAGACTGGCAAGCAAGAGACCAAACATGCAACAGTCGATCCCAAGACTGGAAACATTCTGTTATTGTCCGGAGTTGTAGACCCAAGAACTGGACAGTTGGACACTACGCTGGGACAACAGTACAGCGTTGTCGACAAACCTATCGATACCTTTGCTAATTGCTCTGGAAAAGAAGTCCAGGTTGTTGCCATCACAGGCAAATATGATTCTAAGGGCAAGAAGTTAGATAATCCCAACGGATTCATTGAAACTTCTCGAGCTATCATCAGCGACAAAGATGCCAAGGTCCACTCAAACTTCGGAGTACTGGATCCCAATAATGGCAAAGTTTACTTCACTGACCCCAAAACAGGTAAACGTGATTCCAAACAAGCCACAGTTGATCCTAAGACTGGAAGCTTCATACTTACATCTGGAGTCATTGACCCTAAGACGGGCAAGACTGACTCGTCTCTAGCACAACAATTGACAGTGGTCGACAGGGATGCCCCTAAAGGCATCCCCGAAAGATATGCCAATTTAGTAATCGTCACATCTAAATATGATCCTAAACACAAGAAATTGGACATCACCAATGCGCATGTCGACAGCTACCCAGGTAAATACGACAATAATGACACAGTCCACACTGACTTCGGTGTAGTCGATCCGGCCACCGGTGAAATAACTATCACTGACCCAATCACAGGCAAGCAAGAAGTAAAGAAGGCCGCCGTTGATCCTAAGACTGGCAATTTACTCCTTACATCAGTTGTTGTTGATCCTCAGACTGGTAAGGTTGACCCTACATTAGGACAACAAATCACAGTCGTAGATAAACCCAAGGACACATTCCCATCAGTAGCTGGAAAGGAAGTACAGCTCGTAGTGATTACTAGCAAATATGACTCGAAATACAAGAAGTTGGACAGTCCTAACGGACATATTGAGACGTCACGAGGTGTCGTTGCCGCTGACGGCAAAGTTCACTCGAACTTCGGCGTGATTGACCCGAAATCTGGCAAAATGGAATACGTCGACCCTAAAACCGGCAAGCAAGAACTCAAACAAGCAGTTGCTGATCCTAAGACTGGTCATTTGATCGTTTCTTCTGGAGTTGTAGACCCGAAGACAGGAAAAGTTGACTCTTCCTTAGCTCAGCAGTTCGCCATCGTTGACAAAGATAGAGTGGCACCTGAACGATATGTCAACCTCGTTATTGTCACATCTAAATACGACCTTAAGAACAAGAAATTAGACCTCACTAATGCGCATGTCGATAGTGTACCTGGAAAGGTAGGTGCAGATGATAAAGTGCACACAGCGTTTGGTATTGTTGACCCGAGCACTGGAGATATCGTAGTGACTGACCCAGTTACAGGCAAGCAGGAGGTTAAGAAAGCTACAGTGGACCCCAAAACTGGCAATCTTCTCCTTACGTCATCAGTGGTTGATCCTGTATCAGGACATGTTGATCCTACGCTAGGACAACAGATCAGCGTTGTAGACAAACCGAAAGACAGTTTCGCTGCTGTGCCTGGTAAGGAAGTACAGCTAGTTGTGATCACCAGCAAATACGATCCGAAAACTAAGAAACTCGACAATCCCAATGGTCATGTCGAGACATCACGAGGTATCATCGCCGCTGATGGAAGAGTACATACCAATTTCGGTGTCATTGACCCGAAGACTGGAAAGATTGAGCATGTTGATCCTAAGACCGGTAAACCAGAGACTAAACAAGCCATCGCTGATCCACAGTCAGGACATTTGATTTTAGCTTCTGGAGTGGTCGACCCCAAAACAGGAAAGACCGATTCGAGCCTTGCGCAGCAGTTCTCAATTGTAGACAAAGATGCTCCTAAAGAGAGATACGTTAACCTGGTTATTGTGACAACTAAATACGATCCTAAGAATAAGAAACTAGACCTCACCAACGCTCATGTAGACTCAGTGCCCGGAAAGATCGGCGCTGATGGCAAAGTGCATACCGAATTCGGTGAAGTGGACCCAACTACTGGCGATATCATCGTTAAAGATCCAATCACTGGAAAACGTGAGACTAAAGTGGCCACCATTGATCCCAAGACTGGTAATCTCCTTTTGACTTCAGGAGTGGTTGACCCTCAAACTGGTCAAGTTGATCCCAACTTAGGACAACAGATAAGCGTTGTTGACAAACCTAAAGACACCTTCACGCCAGTTCCTGGCAGGGAAGTTCAGTTGGTCATCATTACTTCGAAATATGATCTTAAGAATAAGAAGCTCGACAACCCTAACGGTCACATTGAGACCTCAAGAGGTATTGTTGCCGCTGATGGTAGAATTCACACCAACTATGGCATAATTGATCCGAAGACAGGAAAGATCGAACATGTTGATCCTAAGACAGGCAAACATGAGACGAAACAAGCCGTGGCTGATCCTGGCGTAGGTTTCAAAACAGGCAATCTTCTGATAACCTCTGGTGTCGTAGACCCGAAGACCGGAAAACCAGACTCTTCGCTCGCTCAACAATTTACGATTGTCGAGAAAGAGACGAAACCTGTCGAAAGAGAGATTCATCTCGTCATTATTACCACGAAATACGACCCGAGGAGTAAGAAGATTGATCCTAGCCAGGGTCATGTCGACACTATCAGTGGTGTGCTTGGAGCCGACGGAAGGATTCGTACAGCTGTTGGAATCATTGACCCTGCGACTGGAGAGATCGTCGTTACTGACCCTAAGACTGGCAGACAAGAAGTCAAGCGTGCTCAGGTACACCCTGAAACCGGACACATGGTTATTTCAAGCAATGTAGTCGATCCCCAAACTGGAAGAGTTGATCCTTCATTGGTGCAACAATACAGCATTGTCAACAAACCGGTCGTGCCCTTCACGAAACCAACTTCCAAGGGTGAGGTGCGTCTGGTTATCATCACCAGTAAATACGATCCTTACACCAAGTCGGTGGACGCTAATGCAGGTAACATTGAAGCTGCTAAGGGCTACGTCAGCGCCGAAGACGGCAAGATTCACACAGATTTTGGAATTATCGATCCAAGATCTGGACAAATCCTCTACAAAGACCCAATAACTGGCAAACAAGAGCTGAAACAGGCTGAAATTGATCCTAAGACAGGAAACTTGATAATAACTACCGCCGTAGTAGACCCCAAGACTGGCAAAGTAGAGCCCTCGTACGCGCAGCAGTTGAGCATTGTTGATAAGCAAAATGTGTTGTCTAAAGTAGCGCCAATAACACAGAGAGCTAGCGTGTCCCCCGCCAGGCAGGTCCCGTCGCCTGTAAAGACCCCGACCCCCACACCAGTACAGACACCGCTGCAATCTCCCGTCCGTACATCATCACCCATTACCAGCTACGCTCAGAAATCATCACCACTCACACCGACAGCTAAATCACCTGTCAAGCCGACTTCAGCACCTCCAGAACCACCCAAGAGGAAGATCGTTAAGATCATGGTTGTCTTCACAAAACTCGATCCTAAGACTAAGAAGCCTGATCTTCATACTGCTGAAGTGGAACATCTAACTGGAATTCTTGATCCCAATGGATTGATCGAAACTAAGTACGGTGTAATTGATTCTAACACTGGTAACATTGTTATAACTGATCCTGCTGGTCAGAAGCAGACCCGTGAAGGCTACGTATTAACTGAAACTGGTCAAATCTTCATCAACTCAGGTGCAATTGATCCCAAAACAGGTAAACTCGATCCTAATCTAGGCATGATCCTCAGTGTTGCTAAACAAGAAGATCCAGTAGTCGAAATCACGACAATTACTGGACCCATTGATCCTAAGACAGGTAAAGTAGACATTGATAAGGGCACAGTCGAGCACACGAAAGGTAAAGTTGACGCTGAAACTGGTCACATTTCCACGAAATACGGTGTCGTCGATCCCTCAAATGGAGTCATATTTGTTACAAATACCTCAGACGCTAAAGCTGTCCACATTGATGAGAATAATGGCCTCATTACTATCAAAGGTGTCGTAGACCCGAAGACAGGCAGACCTGATCCTAACCTTGGACAGGTTATTGTTGTCGGTACTCATATCGACCCAGTGGTTGAAGTGACCACATTTGTTGGAAAACTCGACACCAAGAAGGGACTCATCGAACCCAAACATTCACTAGTAGAAAGCAGCACAGGTCAAATCAATCCtgacaataacaaaattgaCACCAAATTCGGACAAATCGACCTTGTCAAGGGTACTGTTACGTACAATGATCCTAAGACAGGCAAGTTTGAAAGCAGGGAACTTAAGGTTGACCCAGTCACTGGTCAGTTCTTACTGAAGACTGGGCAGATCAATCCTAAATCTGGAAAGCCGGATAAGGACGTCGCCAGAATGATTTGCTTGAGAATCATAAAGAACAAGATTGATCCCGTGTCTGGCAAACAAATTGTATCCAACGATCCCAAGAACGTTAAAGTTGATCCTAAGACCAACCAGATTTGGATCGCTGGACCCAAAGACCCAGTATCTGGCGAAGTCATTTACACAGCCGGCCAAGTCGACCCTGTCACCGGTTACATCATCACAATTTACGGTCGTCTCGATCCCAAGACTGGCGTTATCGTCAGAACGCAAGATGTTGACAAGTCACTCATCAAAGTCGACCCAGTCAATGGACAGATCTACACCGCAACTGGAGAAGTTGACGAAAACAACCAACCGCTATACTCTGCATCACAAGTCGATCCCAGTACTGGCGAGATTTACACCAAACTTGGTAAAATCGATCCCCAGACGGGCAGGTTGATCATCATCAAGATCTATATCATCACACAGAAAGACGACAAGGGAAGAGTCAAGGAAGTCGATCCCAAGGAGTGCACCATCGATGAAACGACTGGAAGAATCATCACGACGAAAACAGTGTATTTGTACCAGATCATTGATCCAATCACTGGAGAAACTATCGACGTCGACCCCGATGACCCGAGGTTGAAGGGCGCGCGCACAACTGTCACACAAACCATGACGTTGTCTGGCAAGATCGACCCTGTCACGGGCAGGATTAAAACGGAGTACGGAGATATCGACCCCGACACTGGCGATATAGACCCCAGCACGGCCGTCAGAGACCCCGTCACCGGACAACTCATTCTCCACTACTCGCAAATTGATCCCTCACACTTCGAAGACAAGAGTGGAAACTACACGATAGAGAAAGAAACACAAGACTTGCCGGCCAACATCGACATACAGACCGTGAACACGCACAAGTTCTCCACTTTCGGCAAGGACGAGAGTCCGCTGAGAGGAGACGAACCCAAGACGTTCACTGAGTACACGACGAGCGAGCACATACGGCACCAGGGCTACGTGTCGTCATCCACTCCTCTATCCTCCAAGATCCCGGTTTCACAGCGCTCTAAGAAGACGCCGACCCCTCCCGTCGTGGTGAAGACCACCACCAAACAGCTCCTGACGAAAAATGACGAGGGCGTCACACACAATGTGGAACAGGAGGTGGAGAACCTCGGCACCGGCGAGGTCACCTTCTCCACACATACCAACAAG GCGGAAAGCCTTGAGCCGATGGAGGGTCCCGGCAAGAGCCCGTACGTGACGGCGCGCGCGGTCACCACGCGGACCGCCACCACCCACCACGATCTAGATACCAAGGCCAAGACGCAGCAGATGGAGGAGAAGACGGTGGCGCACACGCTCACCTCGTCCGCCACCCGGCAGGAGCAGCGCGTGGTCACGCAGGAGGTCAAAACCATGGTGACTACTGGCGACCAG CTAACTAGGCGCGGGTCCGAGTCCTCGCTGAGCAGTGGTGACTCGGGCACTCCCATCGACTTTGACGAAGGAGCCGGTGAAGGACATTACTACGTCACG GAGCCGGGCTCATACAAGACGACGACGACGAGCACCGTGATGGGGAACGCGCCATTCGGCAGCATGGTGCACGGTGCTACCACTAGG ACGAGTACGGGTCCGGTGGTGACGGAGCCGGTGGAGGTGACGGAGACGGAGGAGGTGCTGGCCGACGGCGAGGTCGTCTCCTCGCAGACCATCAGCTCCAAGACGCGCACCGTCGAGACTATCACC TACAAGACGGAGCGTAACGGCGTGATCGAGACGCGTGTGGAGCAGAAGATCACCATCCAGTCGGACGGGGACCCCATCGACCACGACCGAGCACTCGCAGAGGCTATACAG GAGGCCACAGCGATGAACCCAGACATGACAGTCGAGAAGATCGAGATCCAGCAACAGAGCACGCAACCCTAA